The following coding sequences lie in one Niabella agricola genomic window:
- a CDS encoding TIGR02757 family protein, giving the protein MKNSSKDNLAQFLNTKAALYEQPDFITDDPISIPHLFSASQDIEIAGFFAAILAWGNRKSIINSCKRLLQLMDQAPYDFVMNFEETDLKPFVHFVHRTFNATDLFHFLDFLQYQYKTQKQPSLQTAFSKHLQPGDTTVENALVGFRRSFFDAKTFPHYPARTQKHIATPERKSACKRLNMYLRWMVRSNEKGVDFGLWKKIRPAQLVCPLDLHVARVARHFNLLHRPNNDWQAALELSGQLRLLDPEDPVRYDFALFGLGVIEKF; this is encoded by the coding sequence ATGAAAAACTCGTCCAAGGATAACCTTGCACAATTTCTAAATACCAAGGCCGCCCTGTATGAGCAGCCGGATTTTATTACAGATGATCCCATTTCCATTCCGCATCTGTTTTCGGCCTCGCAAGACATTGAGATCGCCGGGTTCTTTGCTGCAATACTGGCCTGGGGCAACCGGAAAAGTATCATTAATTCCTGCAAACGCTTGTTGCAGCTAATGGACCAGGCACCGTACGATTTTGTAATGAACTTCGAGGAAACCGACCTGAAGCCCTTTGTGCATTTCGTGCACCGAACATTTAATGCAACCGATCTGTTCCACTTTCTCGACTTTTTACAATATCAATATAAAACCCAAAAACAACCATCGCTGCAAACCGCGTTCAGCAAACATTTGCAACCGGGAGATACAACCGTGGAAAATGCACTTGTGGGTTTTCGCCGGTCTTTTTTTGATGCCAAGACTTTCCCGCATTACCCGGCGCGTACACAAAAGCATATTGCCACCCCCGAACGTAAATCCGCCTGCAAAAGGCTGAATATGTATTTGCGCTGGATGGTGCGCAGCAATGAAAAAGGGGTGGATTTTGGATTATGGAAAAAGATCCGCCCCGCACAGTTGGTATGTCCGCTGGACCTCCATGTGGCGCGGGTAGCGCGTCATTTTAACCTGCTGCACCGTCCGAATAACGACTGGCAGGCGGCCCTGGAGTTATCGGGGCAGCTAAGGCTTCTTGATCCGGAAGACCCGGTTAGATATGATTTTGCATTGTTCGGATTAGGCGTTATCGAAAAATTCTGA
- a CDS encoding Fic family protein, which translates to MNRELPEAEQTMLLQTILQINNSYLDWEKVQHMSLKPDTLSNAEIWEAARKARDQGFTRTLAVHSTIFTWSVSNDMEAVLHDLDVHLAGGKDLVAVMDQKNDHRYLVSALLDEAMASAQLAGYTVTKKMVKELLLKKKTTANETEQVVVNIYRCLQKINEWEQEPFSEERLLELHQQLTKDTIKLKGIGRYRTNNKYDISGIEDAAATKVVDAKAIGDWMQWLEAFINEDRKPFYIHPVIKASIIAYLVTYIRPFKDGNGRMARLLLYWYLLRKGYWALQYTAVSNIIVKLRSQYQKSFLQAQANADIGYFIHFTIQALRMADRSLKESLQRTNKEKESNPFIRIEGLNIRQAAALQWIKEDPEKIVTIRELRSGFGVSKETARTDLTALTENGWLKFYHLNKKTYAFVKGDSFEQLMHEKLVQG; encoded by the coding sequence ATGAACAGGGAATTACCGGAAGCAGAACAAACAATGCTATTGCAAACCATCCTTCAGATCAACAACAGCTACCTCGATTGGGAAAAAGTACAGCACATGTCGCTGAAGCCGGACACCCTCTCCAATGCTGAAATATGGGAAGCAGCCAGGAAGGCCAGAGACCAGGGATTTACCCGAACCCTTGCTGTTCACAGTACCATTTTCACCTGGTCTGTATCCAATGATATGGAAGCCGTTTTGCACGATCTGGATGTGCATCTCGCCGGAGGTAAAGACCTTGTAGCAGTAATGGATCAGAAAAACGATCACCGCTACCTGGTAAGCGCATTGCTGGATGAGGCCATGGCATCTGCCCAGCTGGCCGGGTACACTGTCACAAAAAAAATGGTAAAAGAGCTGTTGTTAAAAAAGAAAACAACGGCCAATGAAACCGAACAGGTTGTTGTAAACATTTACAGGTGCCTGCAAAAAATTAACGAGTGGGAGCAGGAACCTTTTTCGGAGGAAAGGCTGCTGGAACTGCACCAGCAGCTTACAAAGGATACGATCAAACTTAAGGGTATCGGCCGGTACCGCACCAATAATAAGTACGATATTTCCGGTATTGAAGATGCCGCCGCTACCAAAGTGGTTGATGCAAAGGCGATCGGGGACTGGATGCAGTGGCTGGAGGCGTTTATAAATGAAGACAGGAAACCGTTCTATATCCATCCCGTAATTAAAGCCAGCATCATTGCGTACCTGGTCACGTATATCCGCCCGTTCAAAGACGGGAACGGGCGAATGGCCCGGCTGCTCCTGTACTGGTACCTGCTTCGGAAAGGCTATTGGGCGTTGCAGTATACGGCTGTTTCCAATATCATCGTCAAGTTAAGATCCCAGTATCAAAAATCCTTCCTGCAGGCGCAAGCCAATGCCGATATTGGTTATTTTATTCATTTTACGATACAGGCGCTGCGCATGGCCGACAGGTCGCTAAAGGAAAGCCTCCAACGCACGAACAAAGAAAAAGAAAGCAATCCTTTTATCAGGATCGAAGGGCTGAATATCCGGCAAGCCGCCGCGCTCCAATGGATAAAAGAAGATCCTGAAAAAATTGTTACTATACGTGAACTTCGGTCCGGCTTTGGTGTATCAAAAGAAACGGCACGTACAGATCTTACAGCCTTAACCGAAAATGGCTGGTTAAAATTTTATCATTTAAATAAGAAGACATACGCCTTTGTAAAAGGCGACTCCTTTGAACAACTGATGCATGAAAAACTCGTCCAAGGATAA
- a CDS encoding cystathionine gamma-synthase — MKLNTKIIHAGVEPDPSTGAIMTPIFQTSTFVQSGPNQHQGYDYSRAGNPTRTALEKSLAALENAQYGLAFSSGVAATETVIKLLKPGDEVIAANDMYGGTYRLFSKIWENFGIKFIYTDTTQTAQVARAVTGRTRLIWIETPTNPLMNITDIAAVAEIAHKAGALLCVDNTFASPYLQNPIDLGADIVMHSATKYLGGHSDVVMGTLMFNGDALRERLFFIQKSSGAVPGPMDCFLVLRGIKTLHVRLQRHCENGRKVAAFLSAHEKVKKVYWCGFEDQPGYIVAKKQMRDFGGMMSFELKDDSMEAATAVLTATKVFALAESLGGVESLINHPATMTHASIPREERIKNGLSDSLIRLSVGIEDVDDLIEDLRQAIG, encoded by the coding sequence ATGAAGCTGAATACAAAGATTATCCATGCGGGTGTAGAACCGGATCCTTCTACCGGGGCCATTATGACCCCTATCTTTCAAACGTCTACGTTTGTACAATCCGGCCCTAACCAGCACCAGGGCTATGATTACTCAAGAGCAGGGAATCCCACCCGCACGGCGTTGGAAAAATCGCTGGCCGCACTGGAAAATGCACAATATGGCCTGGCTTTCAGCAGCGGGGTTGCCGCCACCGAAACTGTAATCAAGCTTTTAAAACCCGGGGACGAAGTTATTGCCGCTAACGATATGTATGGAGGCACTTACCGGCTGTTCTCCAAGATCTGGGAAAACTTCGGCATTAAATTTATATATACCGATACCACGCAAACAGCACAGGTAGCCCGTGCCGTAACTGGCCGTACCAGGCTGATCTGGATTGAAACACCTACCAATCCGCTGATGAATATTACAGATATTGCGGCGGTGGCGGAGATCGCACACAAAGCCGGCGCCCTGCTTTGTGTGGACAATACCTTTGCTTCTCCCTACCTGCAAAATCCTATCGACCTGGGAGCTGATATCGTAATGCATTCGGCCACAAAATACCTGGGCGGACACAGTGATGTGGTTATGGGAACGTTGATGTTTAACGGCGATGCGCTGCGCGAACGTTTATTCTTTATCCAGAAAAGCAGCGGAGCTGTGCCCGGCCCGATGGATTGCTTTCTGGTGCTCCGCGGTATTAAAACCCTTCACGTGCGATTACAGCGGCACTGTGAAAACGGGCGGAAGGTAGCGGCATTCCTGTCAGCCCATGAAAAGGTGAAAAAAGTATACTGGTGTGGTTTTGAAGATCAGCCGGGATACATTGTGGCAAAAAAGCAGATGCGCGATTTTGGCGGAATGATGAGCTTTGAGCTAAAAGACGATTCCATGGAAGCTGCAACAGCTGTATTGACCGCTACAAAAGTCTTTGCGCTGGCAGAGAGCTTGGGCGGCGTAGAATCCCTCATCAACCACCCGGCCACCATGACGCATGCCTCCATTCCCAGGGAAGAGCGGATCAAGAACGGATTGAGCGACTCCCTGATCCGTTTGAGTGTGGGCATTGAAGATGTGGACGACCTGATCGAAGACCTGCGGCAGGCCATCGGCTAA
- a CDS encoding alpha/beta hydrolase family protein: MVLIQRSAGPTIEDLAQPELRIAGLRINPANFSPSRGSYYTGLALKNVLTGKEVPISGLPEPLRASSVSWNRAGDKLAFLQETRTAVDLYTVNVKTAQAVKINRTPLNTATGNDFSWWDNDQLLYLATTAAPSAMPQKPVAPDGPVIQQNLGKVAASRTYQDLIKNKYDEALFRFFAISQPILNNGDMETSIGKPDLYTSIQLSPDKNYLLVERLTGDLSYLVPSYGFASTVEVWDAKGMPVKTIAKIPSAELAPSGFDNVLNAPRGHSWIATKPATLGWIEPLDSGFIKRDVPNHDQYIILDAPFAATPETVVATPMRMYNVSFVNKDMALVTQGSFARQKRIWQRLDLSTKTLATLDDRSTNDAYNDPGTPFTIRNEYGRLVPLIYQKTKFIMNGQGASPKGDYPFVGSFDFTSLKKEKLWQAKDPYYEVPVKLLSQQKGLSFVASRQSAAQPPNYFIINGKKETPLTNFPDPQPELRDLKKEKVTYTRRDGIQLTANVYVSKNYDPAKDGQLPVIIVAYPREYKQASDAAQVRGSKNTFTQISYGSFVFFALEGYAVMDNAEFPIVGEGSNYPNDNFVAQLEWNAKAAINKIASMGIGDSTRVAVAGHSYGAFMTANLLAHTRLFKAGIARSGAYNRTLTPFGFQNEERTYWQAPQVYNRMSPFSYADKIKTPLLLIHGEADNNPGTFPIQSERLFNAIKGHGGTVRFVQLPFESHGYTAKENLLHLLWEEYQWLEKYVKKGK; this comes from the coding sequence ATGGTGCTCATACAGCGCAGTGCCGGTCCTACTATAGAGGACCTGGCTCAACCAGAACTCAGGATCGCCGGACTGCGCATCAACCCTGCTAACTTCAGTCCGAGCAGGGGCTCCTATTACACCGGACTTGCATTAAAAAACGTGCTCACAGGCAAAGAGGTGCCCATCAGCGGACTGCCAGAGCCCCTAAGGGCCTCCTCCGTTTCCTGGAATCGTGCAGGTGATAAGCTGGCCTTCCTTCAGGAAACACGTACGGCGGTGGATCTTTATACGGTAAACGTTAAAACCGCACAGGCCGTTAAAATCAACCGCACGCCGCTCAACACGGCCACAGGCAACGATTTCAGCTGGTGGGATAATGATCAATTGCTTTACCTGGCCACCACAGCCGCCCCTTCAGCCATGCCCCAAAAGCCCGTTGCGCCGGACGGACCGGTTATTCAACAAAACCTGGGTAAGGTAGCTGCCTCCCGCACTTACCAGGATCTTATTAAAAACAAATACGATGAAGCGCTGTTCCGCTTTTTTGCAATATCACAACCTATTCTTAATAACGGTGATATGGAAACGTCCATCGGTAAGCCGGATCTCTACACCTCCATCCAGCTTTCGCCCGATAAAAATTATTTGTTGGTGGAGCGTCTTACTGGCGATCTTTCCTACCTGGTACCTTCTTATGGCTTTGCCTCAACCGTTGAAGTGTGGGATGCCAAAGGCATGCCTGTAAAAACCATTGCAAAGATTCCCTCCGCGGAACTGGCACCCAGCGGCTTTGACAATGTATTGAACGCCCCGCGCGGTCATAGCTGGATCGCCACCAAACCCGCCACGCTGGGCTGGATCGAGCCGCTGGATAGTGGCTTTATCAAACGCGATGTACCCAATCACGATCAGTATATAATCCTGGATGCACCATTTGCCGCCACCCCGGAAACCGTGGTAGCCACGCCTATGCGAATGTATAATGTGAGCTTCGTTAATAAAGATATGGCGTTGGTTACCCAGGGCTCTTTTGCCCGGCAAAAACGCATTTGGCAACGACTGGACCTGTCTACTAAAACACTTGCTACCCTGGACGACCGCAGCACGAACGATGCCTATAATGATCCTGGTACACCCTTTACCATCAGAAATGAATACGGCCGGTTAGTGCCGCTCATCTACCAGAAAACAAAATTCATCATGAACGGTCAGGGCGCTTCTCCCAAAGGCGATTATCCCTTCGTGGGCAGTTTTGATTTCACCTCCTTAAAAAAGGAAAAACTGTGGCAGGCAAAAGATCCGTATTATGAAGTGCCGGTTAAATTACTGTCGCAGCAAAAAGGACTATCTTTTGTAGCCAGCCGCCAGAGTGCCGCTCAGCCGCCCAACTATTTTATCATAAACGGTAAAAAAGAAACCCCGCTCACCAATTTCCCCGATCCGCAACCGGAGCTGCGCGATCTTAAAAAAGAAAAAGTCACCTATACCCGCAGGGATGGCATCCAGCTTACAGCCAATGTATATGTGTCAAAAAACTACGATCCGGCAAAGGATGGCCAGCTGCCGGTGATCATTGTGGCCTACCCACGGGAGTACAAACAGGCTTCCGATGCAGCCCAGGTGCGCGGCAGTAAGAACACGTTTACGCAGATCAGCTACGGCAGCTTTGTTTTCTTTGCTTTGGAAGGCTATGCGGTGATGGACAATGCCGAGTTTCCCATAGTGGGCGAAGGCAGTAACTACCCTAATGATAATTTTGTAGCACAGCTGGAATGGAACGCCAAAGCCGCCATCAACAAAATTGCTTCCATGGGTATCGGTGATAGTACCCGGGTAGCAGTTGCAGGTCATAGCTATGGCGCCTTTATGACGGCCAATTTACTGGCGCATACCCGCCTGTTTAAGGCCGGCATCGCGCGCAGCGGGGCCTACAACCGAACCCTTACCCCGTTTGGATTTCAGAACGAAGAGCGTACTTACTGGCAGGCGCCCCAGGTGTACAACCGCATGAGCCCCTTTAGCTACGCCGATAAAATAAAAACACCGCTGTTGCTCATTCACGGGGAGGCCGATAACAACCCCGGTACCTTCCCCATCCAGAGCGAGCGGCTCTTTAACGCCATCAAGGGGCATGGCGGTACAGTGCGCTTTGTGCAGCTTCCTTTCGAATCACATGGTTATACCGCCAAAGAAAACCTTCTGCACCTGCTTTGGGAGGAGTACCAGTGGCTGGAAAAATATGTAAAGAAAGGGAAATAA
- a CDS encoding MBL fold metallo-hydrolase: MKVEQIYTGCLAQGAYYISSKGEAAIIDPLREVQPYIDRAARDGVTIKYIFETHFHADFVSGHVDLAAKTGAQIVLGPTDAHLGYDAHIAKDGEQFKIGDAIIKVLHTPGHTLESAVYLLMDGAGKETAIFTGDTLFIGDVGRPDLAQKIVGDLTKEKLAGLLYDSLRNKIMPLPDELIVYPAHGAGSACGKNMSRETSDTLGHQKKVNYALNAELTREQFITAVTDGLTEPPQYFPKNVMMNIEGYDSINEVLERGNRELDPDAFEEAANHTGAIMLDTRAPGDFAKAFIPNSINIGIDGSFAVWVGTLIPDLKQEILIVADEGREEEVVTRLARVGYDYAIGYLKGGIEAWKKAGKETDHIESIDPEALAAVPQPHILDVRKESEYQAEHIEGAENMPLDYINNHIADIDRSKPVYVHCAGGYRSMIFSSILKARGFDHVIDIQGGFKAIKDSGKFTITDFVCPTAVKK; this comes from the coding sequence ATGAAAGTAGAGCAGATTTATACCGGATGCCTGGCGCAGGGAGCCTATTATATATCTTCAAAGGGTGAAGCAGCCATTATTGACCCCCTGCGGGAAGTACAGCCTTATATCGACCGTGCGGCAAGAGACGGGGTAACGATCAAATATATTTTCGAAACACATTTTCATGCTGATTTTGTAAGCGGCCATGTTGATCTTGCTGCCAAAACTGGTGCGCAGATCGTTCTGGGGCCAACAGACGCGCATTTGGGATACGATGCTCATATTGCGAAAGACGGAGAGCAGTTTAAAATAGGTGATGCGATCATAAAGGTATTGCACACACCCGGGCATACCCTGGAAAGCGCTGTTTATTTACTGATGGATGGAGCCGGGAAAGAGACCGCTATTTTTACCGGCGACACGTTGTTTATCGGGGATGTAGGCCGGCCGGATCTGGCACAGAAAATAGTGGGAGATCTGACCAAAGAAAAACTGGCGGGATTGCTTTATGATTCGCTCCGCAATAAAATTATGCCGTTGCCGGATGAACTGATCGTTTATCCGGCGCATGGTGCAGGAAGCGCCTGCGGCAAAAACATGAGCCGCGAAACTTCAGATACCCTGGGTCATCAGAAAAAAGTGAACTACGCCTTGAATGCTGAGCTGACCCGGGAACAATTTATTACGGCAGTTACGGACGGTTTGACAGAACCTCCCCAATATTTTCCCAAGAATGTGATGATGAATATCGAAGGGTATGACAGCATCAATGAGGTGCTGGAGCGCGGCAATCGAGAGCTGGATCCGGATGCTTTTGAAGAGGCTGCCAACCATACCGGCGCGATCATGCTCGATACCCGCGCACCCGGGGATTTTGCAAAGGCCTTTATTCCCAATTCGATCAATATCGGCATTGATGGGAGTTTTGCCGTTTGGGTGGGCACCCTGATCCCCGATCTGAAACAGGAGATCCTGATCGTTGCTGATGAGGGACGCGAAGAAGAGGTGGTGACCCGCCTGGCACGTGTGGGTTATGATTACGCCATCGGTTACCTGAAGGGTGGCATCGAAGCCTGGAAAAAGGCCGGCAAGGAGACCGACCATATTGAAAGTATTGACCCGGAAGCGCTGGCTGCCGTTCCTCAGCCGCATATCCTGGACGTACGCAAGGAAAGCGAATACCAGGCGGAGCATATTGAAGGTGCCGAGAATATGCCACTCGACTATATCAATAACCATATTGCAGACATTGACCGGAGCAAACCGGTGTATGTGCACTGCGCCGGCGGATACCGTTCCATGATCTTTTCTTCCATTCTAAAAGCCCGTGGATTTGATCATGTGATCGATATACAGGGTGGGTTTAAGGCGATCAAGGACTCGGGTAAATTTACAATTACAGATTTTGTTTGTCCTACGGCAGTGAAAAAGTAA
- a CDS encoding IS3 family transposase (programmed frameshift), giving the protein MKKTRFTETQIVSVLKRQEGGIPTKELCRELGISEATFYNWKSKYGGMEASDVKRMKELEEENARLKRMYANLAMDNEILRDLFFKKRLGPATKRQLSKELVKERKIPVSRACKIISLPRSQYYYASVKDDSAVIEALQELAFAHPSYGFRKLFAYLRRSGKNWNHKKVYRVYKQLKLNKKRKGKRRLPARIKHPLQQPETVNKVWSMDFMSDSMTGNRKFRTFNVIDDCSREALAIEVDTSISSRRVIRTLNRVIESNGKPMAVRVDNGPEFTSKDFELWAKGQGISILYIQPGRPMQNGYIERFNRLYREAVLDAYLFFDLYQVRVLTQEWMEEYNHKRPHESLDNLTPLEYKKLAGEKKNTQLIAV; this is encoded by the exons ATGAAAAAGACAAGATTCACAGAGACACAGATTGTTTCAGTCTTAAAGCGCCAGGAAGGCGGTATACCGACCAAAGAACTCTGTCGTGAACTGGGTATATCCGAAGCCACTTTCTACAATTGGAAGAGTAAGTATGGCGGCATGGAAGCCTCAGATGTGAAGCGCATGAAAGAGTTGGAAGAAGAGAATGCCCGGTTAAAACGCATGTATGCGAACCTGGCAATGGATAACGAGATATTAAGGGATTTGTTCT TCAAAAAAAGGCTGGGCCCTGCCACCAAAAGGCAATTAAGCAAGGAGCTTGTAAAGGAGCGAAAGATACCGGTGAGCCGGGCCTGTAAGATAATCTCATTACCACGATCCCAATATTATTATGCGTCAGTCAAGGACGACTCAGCAGTAATAGAAGCCTTGCAGGAGTTGGCATTTGCCCATCCATCGTATGGCTTCAGGAAGCTCTTTGCATATTTACGGCGCTCAGGAAAAAACTGGAACCATAAAAAGGTTTATCGTGTGTATAAGCAGTTAAAACTTAACAAAAAGCGCAAGGGTAAAAGAAGACTCCCGGCACGTATAAAACATCCCCTGCAACAACCCGAAACGGTAAATAAAGTATGGAGTATGGATTTTATGAGCGATAGCATGACAGGTAACCGGAAGTTCAGAACCTTCAATGTAATCGATGATTGCAGTCGGGAGGCATTGGCTATTGAAGTGGATACCTCAATATCTTCAAGGCGGGTGATCAGGACACTCAACAGGGTTATCGAAAGCAATGGTAAGCCCATGGCCGTAAGAGTGGATAATGGTCCGGAGTTTACCTCAAAGGATTTTGAACTGTGGGCGAAGGGACAAGGGATTAGTATCCTGTATATCCAACCCGGAAGACCTATGCAAAACGGCTACATTGAACGATTTAACCGACTTTACAGGGAAGCTGTATTGGATGCATATTTGTTTTTTGATCTCTACCAGGTAAGGGTACTAACACAGGAATGGATGGAAGAATACAATCACAAAAGACCACACGAGTCACTGGACAACCTGACACCGCTTGAATACAAAAAGTTGGCTGGTGAAAAGAAAAATACTCAACTTATAGCTGTCTGA
- a CDS encoding GxxExxY protein: protein MTLNISMVYITPIKKPVTKKEVTQLSYEITGCAIKVHKVLGPGLLESVYQRCLEYELSRNHFTVIRQVLVPVVYENIAIDADLRLDLLVNNCVVVELKAVEHLLPVCKYPLFQTAIS from the coding sequence ATGACCCTTAATATCTCAATGGTTTATATAACACCTATTAAAAAACCTGTGACAAAGAAAGAAGTAACCCAGCTTTCCTATGAAATTACGGGATGTGCAATTAAAGTACACAAGGTATTAGGTCCAGGCCTGTTAGAAAGCGTTTATCAAAGATGCCTGGAGTATGAGCTTTCCAGGAATCATTTTACTGTCATACGGCAGGTTTTAGTGCCGGTTGTTTATGAGAATATTGCAATTGATGCAGACCTTCGCCTGGATCTGTTGGTGAATAATTGCGTTGTAGTAGAACTAAAAGCGGTAGAGCACTTGTTGCCTGTCTGTAAGTACCCCCTTTTTCAGACAGCTATAAGTTGA
- a CDS encoding ABC transporter ATP-binding protein, producing the protein MQEQHGNHQTDYNLSREQKSPAGAALRKMFRFMKGEKRNLGIAFFVMMLNAGLTMLTPYLIGYIVDHFILQKQYGLLIQYSALLLGIYIVWAGTEYLQAKLMGGVGQRMLYALRNEVFNKLQQLPVAFFNSNRSGDLISRINNDTDTVNQFFSQSLMRFMDSIFSMIGVAIFVLSINWELGAASLVPAVFILLFALLVAPWVKKKNAISLKANGDLSANIQEGLHNFKTIIAFNRRDYFRARFSKANDNNYKTSITAGIANNLFTPVFGFFSNLAQLIVLGFGIYLILEGQFTLGLLISFMSYVQYFYRPLRELAALWASFQTALAAWDRISVILSRQSNLPVLSKTGTAVSASDTVLAFQHVSFSYPDGKSVLHDINFKLQRGKTYALVGPTGGGKSTTAALIARLYDPTEGMVLLNGQDIRTYTAEERTREIGFILQEPFLFTGTLRESILYGNTELRQLNDEQLLTAITDAGLSDLLSRFDAGLNTQLVTSSDSVSLGQKQLIAFIRAVLRKPRIVILDEATANIDTVTEKILEDILERLPATTTKIIIAHRLNTIENADEIFFVNAGEVILAGTLEHAMNMLLQHKRAS; encoded by the coding sequence ATGCAGGAGCAACACGGTAACCATCAAACAGATTATAACCTGAGCCGGGAGCAGAAAAGTCCGGCAGGTGCAGCCCTGCGCAAGATGTTCCGGTTTATGAAAGGCGAAAAAAGAAATCTCGGCATCGCTTTTTTTGTAATGATGCTGAACGCTGGTCTTACCATGCTTACGCCTTACCTGATTGGTTATATTGTGGATCATTTTATACTCCAAAAGCAATATGGCCTTTTAATACAGTACAGCGCGCTTCTGCTGGGTATTTATATCGTTTGGGCCGGCACAGAGTACCTGCAGGCCAAACTGATGGGCGGTGTTGGACAACGCATGCTATATGCGCTGCGGAACGAAGTATTTAATAAACTGCAGCAACTACCGGTTGCTTTCTTTAACAGCAACCGTTCCGGTGACCTGATCTCGCGGATCAACAACGACACCGATACGGTAAACCAGTTCTTCTCGCAGTCGCTGATGCGGTTTATGGACAGTATCTTTTCGATGATCGGTGTTGCCATATTTGTGTTATCCATTAACTGGGAGCTGGGCGCCGCATCGCTGGTACCGGCCGTTTTCATCCTGTTATTTGCACTGTTGGTTGCGCCATGGGTAAAGAAAAAGAATGCCATCAGCCTGAAGGCCAATGGAGATCTCAGCGCCAATATTCAGGAAGGACTGCACAATTTTAAAACCATTATCGCTTTTAACCGGCGTGATTATTTCCGGGCCCGTTTTTCAAAGGCCAATGACAACAACTATAAAACATCCATCACAGCAGGTATCGCCAACAACCTGTTTACTCCGGTATTTGGATTCTTCTCCAACCTGGCGCAGCTGATCGTACTGGGCTTTGGCATTTACCTCATTCTTGAAGGGCAGTTCACATTGGGCTTGCTGATCAGTTTTATGAGTTATGTGCAATATTTTTACCGGCCACTGCGGGAACTGGCGGCGCTATGGGCGAGCTTTCAAACAGCGCTGGCGGCCTGGGACCGGATCTCCGTAATCCTTTCCCGGCAATCGAACCTGCCGGTGCTGAGCAAAACAGGTACGGCCGTATCCGCATCAGATACAGTACTGGCATTTCAGCATGTATCCTTTAGTTACCCGGATGGTAAAAGCGTATTACACGATATTAACTTTAAGCTGCAACGAGGGAAGACCTATGCCCTGGTAGGCCCCACCGGCGGCGGCAAGAGCACCACAGCGGCATTGATCGCACGGTTATATGATCCTACTGAGGGAATGGTATTATTAAACGGACAGGATATCCGTACTTATACCGCCGAAGAACGTACCCGGGAGATCGGGTTTATTTTACAGGAGCCGTTTTTATTTACCGGTACACTCCGGGAAAGCATCCTTTACGGAAATACCGAACTACGGCAACTCAATGATGAACAATTATTAACGGCCATCACCGACGCAGGATTAAGCGACCTGCTATCCCGGTTTGATGCCGGTTTAAATACGCAGCTGGTTACCAGTTCGGATTCGGTCAGCCTGGGTCAAAAACAACTGATTGCTTTTATCAGAGCTGTACTGCGCAAGCCCCGGATCGTAATCCTGGATGAAGCCACGGCCAATATCGATACGGTAACCGAAAAGATCCTGGAGGATATACTGGAGCGGCTGCCGGCAACCACTACAAAGATCATCATTGCACACCGGTTGAATACGATCGAAAATGCCGACGAAATTTTCTTTGTCAATGCCGGGGAAGTGATCCTTGCCGGAACCCTGGAACATGCCATGAATATGCTGCTGCAGCATAAGCGGGCGAGTTAA